Genomic window (Synechococcus sp. LA31):
GGCGGCTGGCTCGGAGCTCGCTTTGGCCTGAGGCTCACCCTCTGGAGCGGCACCTTGATGCAGGTGGCGGCCCTGCTGATGCTCATCCCGGTGGCCGACACCTGGCCGAAATGGTGGAGCGTGGCCTACGTGATGGTGGCGCAGGCGATCAGCGGCATTGCCAAAGACCTCAACAAGATGAGCGCCAAAAGCGCCATCAAAACCGTGGTGCCGGAAACCCCAGATGACCAAAGCCGCGGGGATGCACAACTGTTCAAGTGGGTGGCCATCCTCACGGGATCCAAGAACGCCCTCAAAGGGGTGGGCTTTTTTCTGGGTGGCCTTCTGCTCACCACAATCGGCTTTAACGCTGCTGTGGCTGCGATGGCCGCAGGCCTGTTCATGGCATTCCTACTCACCCTGGTGCTGCCTGCCGACATCGGCCGGATGAAGCAGAAGCCCACGTTCACAGCGCTCCTGTCCAAGTCCCGCGGAATCAACGTGCTGTCGCTGGCGCGCTTCTTTCTGTTCGGCGCCCGCGATGTGTGGTTTGTGGTGGCCCTACCGGTGTTCCTACAGGCCGCCCTGGGCTGGCGCTTCTGGGAGGTGGGGGGCTTTATGGGTCTGTGGGTGATCGGCTACGGGATCGTGCAGGCCTCAGCGCCAGCGCTGAGGCGCAGCTGGGGTCAAACCAAGCCGCCTGGAGTGTCTGCGGTGGAGTT
Coding sequences:
- the arsJ gene encoding organoarsenical effux MFS transporter ArsJ, which gives rise to MRFLSSLQQYAIVTANYWAFTLTDGALRMLVVFHFHALGYSTLEIAFLFLFYEFFGILTNLYGGWLGARFGLRLTLWSGTLMQVAALLMLIPVADTWPKWWSVAYVMVAQAISGIAKDLNKMSAKSAIKTVVPETPDDQSRGDAQLFKWVAILTGSKNALKGVGFFLGGLLLTTIGFNAAVAAMAAGLFMAFLLTLVLPADIGRMKQKPTFTALLSKSRGINVLSLARFFLFGARDVWFVVALPVFLQAALGWRFWEVGGFMGLWVIGYGIVQASAPALRRSWGQTKPPGVSAVEFWSGVLTAIPALIAIALWREVAHPGIAIVVGLAAFGVVFAMNSSIHSYMVLAYTDTESVSLNVGFYYMANAAGRLLGTLLSGALFLMGGMQACLWMSCLLVILAFASSTRLPAVHAH